The Symphalangus syndactylus isolate Jambi chromosome 11, NHGRI_mSymSyn1-v2.1_pri, whole genome shotgun sequence genome contains a region encoding:
- the EXOC3L1 gene encoding exocyst complex component 3-like protein isoform X5 encodes MPDQIWPAMDSAAKDEMQLALSPGPEWPEQERAEQLARGAALKWASGVFYRPEQLARLGQYRIREVQRTCSLEARLKSVVQSYLEGVQTGVWQLARATEVVQGTREALSQARGVLQGMSQALQTLEPLRERVAQHKQLQALSHLLPRLRAVPAAVAHTQTLIDGQQFLEAYVSLRELEQLREDTWAPLGGLELPVFQGLDLLFEALGQAVEAAAGTAGKLAREDPALLVAAVRVAEVETGRTTPLGQVPRDWRQRCLRALQEGLERAHFGSPLLPAPGALPGWLEALRVALPVELVTAEALVAPCCPPHYNVVQLWAHTLHSGLRRSLQNLLAGPELEAADAFALLHWALHVYLGQEMMGSLELGPEADVSQLEPLLTLENIEQLEATFVANIQASMSQWLQNVLDGEVAEWGREQGPNTDPSGSYYSPMPAIVLQILEENIRVASLVSESLQQRVHGMALSELGIFLRSFSDALIRFSRDHLRGKSMAPHYVPYLLAALNHKSALSSSGSVLQLDGAASGALAPVEAALDELQRRIYRLVFEALQAELQPLFADLPSRQWLSSPELLESVCERTGRFCRDFWRVRNPTVQQLLLAEAERAVVLQYLSALMQGRLVCRGADERTQAAERLRHDAAQLQQLFLSLGLEEKAHCAPVLLALRELLNLRDPALLGLEVAGLRQQFPDVRCGLGAKREEKPEGGKDGADTPPWCPCSEDHVSALLGLRGDLSREQHLAALSSLQAALPPSPRASSRVLFSLVPAPAPAAASCLPSGSCARALLLAE; translated from the exons ATGCCTGATCAAATCTG GCCTGCAATGGACTCAGCAGCCAAGGATGAGATGCAGCTGGCGTTGTCCCCTG GGCCTGAGTGGCCGGAGCAGGAGCGGGCAGAGCAGCTGGCCCGGGGTGCAGCGCTCAAGTGGGCCTCAGGCGTCTTCTACCGGCCGGAGCAGCTGGCCAGGCTAGGCCAGTACCGCATCCGCGAGGTGCAGCGTACCTGCTCCCTGGAAGCACGCCTCAAG TCAGTGGTGCAGTCATACCTGGAAGGCGTGCAGACTGGTGTGTGGCAGCTGGCCCGGGCCACTGAGGTGGTGCAGGGAACCCGGGAGGCCCTGAGCCAGGCCCGGGGGGTGCTCCAGGGCATGTCCCAGGCCTTACAGACTCTAGAGCCCCTGCGGGAGCGGGTTGCCCAGCACAAGCAACTGCAGGCCCTGTCTCACTTGCTGCCTCGGCTGCGGGCAG TGCCAGCTGCAGTGGCCCACACACAGACTCTGATTGATGGCCAACAATTCTTGGAGGCATATGTGAGCCTTCGAGAGCTGGAGCAGCTGCGAGAGGATACGTGGGCACCCCTGGGGGGCCTGGAGTTGCCAGTCTTCCAGGGGCTGGACCTTCTGTTCGAGGCACTGGGCCAGGCTGTGGAAGCAGCTGCAGGGACCGCAGGGAAGCTGGCACGGGAGGACCCAGCCCTGCTGGTGGCTGCTGTGCGTGTGGCGGAGGTGGAGACTGGACGAACAACCCCCCTGGGCCAGGTCCCCCGGGACTGGCGTCAGCGCTGTCTGAGGGCACTACAGGAGGGCCTGGAGCGGGCCCACTTTGGGTCACCTCTGCTGCCTGCACCAGGGGCCCTACCAGGGTGGCTGGAGGCTCTGCGAGTGGCCCTGCCAGTCGAGTTGGTCACAGCTGAGGCACTAGTAGCGCCTTGCTGCCCGCCACACTACAACGTGGTCCAGCTATGGGCCCACACGCTGCATAGTGGTTTGCGCCGCAGCCTGCAGAACCTCCTTGCAGGGCCTGAGCTAGAAGCTGCGGATGCCTTCGCCTTGCTGCACTGGGCACTGCATGTGTACCTGGG GCAGGAAATGATGGGGAGCCTGGAGTTGGGGCCTGAGGCTGATGTGTCCCAGCTGGAGCCCCTTCTGACCTTGGAGAACATTGAGCAGCTGGAGGCAACATTTGTGGCCAACATCCAG GCAAGTATGTCTCAGTGGCTGCAGAATGTGCTGGATGGGGAGGTAGCTGAGTGGGGCCGGGAGCAGGGGCCCAACACAGACCCGTCTGGCTCCTATTACTCACCAATGCCAGCCATCGTGCTGCAG ATCCTGGAAGAGAACATTCGTGTGGCCAGCCTGGTCAGTGAGTCACTGCAACAGCGAGTGCACGGCATGGCACTGTCAGAACTGGGCATATTCTTGAGGAG CTTCAGTGATGCTCTGATCCGATTCTCCCGAGACCACTTAAGGGGGAAATCAATGGCCCCACATTACGTGCCCTACCTACTGGCCGCCCTCAACCACAAGTCAGCACTCAG CTCCTCAGGGTCTGTCCTACAGCTGGACGGAGCGGCTTCAGGGGCCTTGGCTCCAGTGGAAGCTGCGCTGGACGAGTTGCAGAGGAGGATCTACCGCCTGGTGTTCGAGGCGCTGCAGGCGGAGCTCCAG CCCCTGTTCGCGGATCTGCCCTCGCGCCAATGGCTGTCGAGCCCTGAGCTGCTGGAAAGTGTGTGTGAACGGACAGGGCGCTTCTGCCGGGACTTCTGGCGCGTGCGGAACCCCACAGTTCAG CAGCTGCTGCTGGCTGAGGCCGAGCGCGCCGTGGTGCTCCAGTACCTGAGCGCGCTGATGCAAGGCCGCCTGGTGTGCCGCGGAGCCGACGAGAGGACACAGGCGGCCGAGCGCCTGCGGCACGATGCTGCCCAGCTTCAGCAGCTTTTCCTCAGTTTG GGCCTGGAGGAGAAAGCGCACTGCGCGCCGGTGCTGCTCGCCCTGAGAGAGCTGCTAAACCTCCGCGACCCCGCGCTGCTGGGCCTGGAGGTGGCTGGCCTGCGGCAACAATTTCCCGACGTGAGGTGCGGACTGGGGGCCAAAAGGGAGGAGAAGCCGGAGGGCGGGAAGGACGGGGCTGACACGCCTCCTTGGTGCCCCTGCAGCGAGGACCACGTCTCCGCCCTCTTGGGCCTGCGCGGGGACTTGTCCCGGGAGCAGCACCTGGCCGCGCTCAGCTCCCTGCAGGCTGCGCTGCCGCCCTCGCCCCGCGCAAGCAGCCGCGTCCTCTTCAGCCTCGTGCCCGCGCCCGCGCCCGCGGCGGCCTCCTGCCTGCCCTCGGGGTCCTGCGCCCGAGCCCTGCTGCTCGCAGAATAA
- the EXOC3L1 gene encoding exocyst complex component 3-like protein isoform X2, which produces MPDQIWPAMDSAAKDEMQLALSPGPEWPEQERAEQLARGAALKWASGVFYRPEQLARLGQYRIREVQRTCSLEARLKSVVQSYLEGVQTGVWQLARATEVVQGTREALSQARGVLQGMSQALQTLEPLRERVAQHKQLQALSHLLPRLRAVPAAVAHTQTLIDGQQFLEAYVSLRELEQLREDTWAPLGGLELPVFQGLDLLFEALGQAVEAAAGTAGKLAREDPALLVAAVRVAEVETGRTTPLGQVPRDWRQRCLRALQEGLERAHFGSPLLPAPGALPGWLEALRVALPVELVTAEALVAPCCPPHYNVVQLWAHTLHSGLRRSLQNLLAGPELEAADAFALLHWALHVYLGQEMMGSLELGPEADVSQLEPLLTLENIEQLEATFVANIQASMSQWLQNVLDGEVAEWGREQGPNTDPSGSYYSPMPAIVLQILEENIRVASLVSESLQQRVHGMALSELGIFLRSFSDALIRFSRDHLRGKSMAPHYVPYLLAALNHKSALSSSGSVLQLDGAASGALAPVEAALDELQRRIYRLVFEALQAELQPLFADLPSRQWLSSPELLESVCERTGRFCRDFWRVRNPTVQLLLAEAERAVVLQYLSALMQGRLVCRGADERTQAAERLRHDAAQLQQLFLSLVRASWVGRRACLSGWVGDEGCRETLPRRAQGLEEKAHCAPVLLALRELLNLRDPALLGLEVAGLRQQFPDVRCGLGAKREEKPEGGKDGADTPPWCPCSEDHVSALLGLRGDLSREQHLAALSSLQAALPPSPRASSRVLFSLVPAPAPAAASCLPSGSCARALLLAE; this is translated from the exons ATGCCTGATCAAATCTG GCCTGCAATGGACTCAGCAGCCAAGGATGAGATGCAGCTGGCGTTGTCCCCTG GGCCTGAGTGGCCGGAGCAGGAGCGGGCAGAGCAGCTGGCCCGGGGTGCAGCGCTCAAGTGGGCCTCAGGCGTCTTCTACCGGCCGGAGCAGCTGGCCAGGCTAGGCCAGTACCGCATCCGCGAGGTGCAGCGTACCTGCTCCCTGGAAGCACGCCTCAAG TCAGTGGTGCAGTCATACCTGGAAGGCGTGCAGACTGGTGTGTGGCAGCTGGCCCGGGCCACTGAGGTGGTGCAGGGAACCCGGGAGGCCCTGAGCCAGGCCCGGGGGGTGCTCCAGGGCATGTCCCAGGCCTTACAGACTCTAGAGCCCCTGCGGGAGCGGGTTGCCCAGCACAAGCAACTGCAGGCCCTGTCTCACTTGCTGCCTCGGCTGCGGGCAG TGCCAGCTGCAGTGGCCCACACACAGACTCTGATTGATGGCCAACAATTCTTGGAGGCATATGTGAGCCTTCGAGAGCTGGAGCAGCTGCGAGAGGATACGTGGGCACCCCTGGGGGGCCTGGAGTTGCCAGTCTTCCAGGGGCTGGACCTTCTGTTCGAGGCACTGGGCCAGGCTGTGGAAGCAGCTGCAGGGACCGCAGGGAAGCTGGCACGGGAGGACCCAGCCCTGCTGGTGGCTGCTGTGCGTGTGGCGGAGGTGGAGACTGGACGAACAACCCCCCTGGGCCAGGTCCCCCGGGACTGGCGTCAGCGCTGTCTGAGGGCACTACAGGAGGGCCTGGAGCGGGCCCACTTTGGGTCACCTCTGCTGCCTGCACCAGGGGCCCTACCAGGGTGGCTGGAGGCTCTGCGAGTGGCCCTGCCAGTCGAGTTGGTCACAGCTGAGGCACTAGTAGCGCCTTGCTGCCCGCCACACTACAACGTGGTCCAGCTATGGGCCCACACGCTGCATAGTGGTTTGCGCCGCAGCCTGCAGAACCTCCTTGCAGGGCCTGAGCTAGAAGCTGCGGATGCCTTCGCCTTGCTGCACTGGGCACTGCATGTGTACCTGGG GCAGGAAATGATGGGGAGCCTGGAGTTGGGGCCTGAGGCTGATGTGTCCCAGCTGGAGCCCCTTCTGACCTTGGAGAACATTGAGCAGCTGGAGGCAACATTTGTGGCCAACATCCAG GCAAGTATGTCTCAGTGGCTGCAGAATGTGCTGGATGGGGAGGTAGCTGAGTGGGGCCGGGAGCAGGGGCCCAACACAGACCCGTCTGGCTCCTATTACTCACCAATGCCAGCCATCGTGCTGCAG ATCCTGGAAGAGAACATTCGTGTGGCCAGCCTGGTCAGTGAGTCACTGCAACAGCGAGTGCACGGCATGGCACTGTCAGAACTGGGCATATTCTTGAGGAG CTTCAGTGATGCTCTGATCCGATTCTCCCGAGACCACTTAAGGGGGAAATCAATGGCCCCACATTACGTGCCCTACCTACTGGCCGCCCTCAACCACAAGTCAGCACTCAG CTCCTCAGGGTCTGTCCTACAGCTGGACGGAGCGGCTTCAGGGGCCTTGGCTCCAGTGGAAGCTGCGCTGGACGAGTTGCAGAGGAGGATCTACCGCCTGGTGTTCGAGGCGCTGCAGGCGGAGCTCCAG CCCCTGTTCGCGGATCTGCCCTCGCGCCAATGGCTGTCGAGCCCTGAGCTGCTGGAAAGTGTGTGTGAACGGACAGGGCGCTTCTGCCGGGACTTCTGGCGCGTGCGGAACCCCACAGTTCAG CTGCTGCTGGCTGAGGCCGAGCGCGCCGTGGTGCTCCAGTACCTGAGCGCGCTGATGCAAGGCCGCCTGGTGTGCCGCGGAGCCGACGAGAGGACACAGGCGGCCGAGCGCCTGCGGCACGATGCTGCCCAGCTTCAGCAGCTTTTCCTCAGTTTGGTGAGAGCTTCTTGGGTGGGCAGACGGGCGTGTCTCAGTGGTTGGGTGGGAGACGAGGGCTGCCGCGAGACCCTACCCCGACGTGCTCAGGGCCTGGAGGAGAAAGCGCACTGCGCGCCGGTGCTGCTCGCCCTGAGAGAGCTGCTAAACCTCCGCGACCCCGCGCTGCTGGGCCTGGAGGTGGCTGGCCTGCGGCAACAATTTCCCGACGTGAGGTGCGGACTGGGGGCCAAAAGGGAGGAGAAGCCGGAGGGCGGGAAGGACGGGGCTGACACGCCTCCTTGGTGCCCCTGCAGCGAGGACCACGTCTCCGCCCTCTTGGGCCTGCGCGGGGACTTGTCCCGGGAGCAGCACCTGGCCGCGCTCAGCTCCCTGCAGGCTGCGCTGCCGCCCTCGCCCCGCGCAAGCAGCCGCGTCCTCTTCAGCCTCGTGCCCGCGCCCGCGCCCGCGGCGGCCTCCTGCCTGCCCTCGGGGTCCTGCGCCCGAGCCCTGCTGCTCGCAGAATAA
- the EXOC3L1 gene encoding exocyst complex component 3-like protein isoform X6 — protein MPDQIWPAMDSAAKDEMQLALSPGPEWPEQERAEQLARGAALKWASGVFYRPEQLARLGQYRIREVQRTCSLEARLKSVVQSYLEGVQTGVWQLARATEVVQGTREALSQARGVLQGMSQALQTLEPLRERVAQHKQLQALSHLLPRLRAVPAAVAHTQTLIDGQQFLEAYVSLRELEQLREDTWAPLGGLELPVFQGLDLLFEALGQAVEAAAGTAGKLAREDPALLVAAVRVAEVETGRTTPLGQVPRDWRQRCLRALQEGLERAHFGSPLLPAPGALPGWLEALRVALPVELVTAEALVAPCCPPHYNVVQLWAHTLHSGLRRSLQNLLAGPELEAADAFALLHWALHVYLGQEMMGSLELGPEADVSQLEPLLTLENIEQLEATFVANIQASMSQWLQNVLDGEVAEWGREQGPNTDPSGSYYSPMPAIVLQILEENIRVASLVSESLQQRVHGMALSELGIFLRSFSDALIRFSRDHLRGKSMAPHYVPYLLAALNHKSALSSSGSVLQLDGAASGALAPVEAALDELQRRIYRLVFEALQAELQPLFADLPSRQWLSSPELLESVCERTGRFCRDFWRVRNPTVQLLLAEAERAVVLQYLSALMQGRLVCRGADERTQAAERLRHDAAQLQQLFLSLGLEEKAHCAPVLLALRELLNLRDPALLGLEVAGLRQQFPDVSEDHVSALLGLRGDLSREQHLAALSSLQAALPPSPRASSRVLFSLVPAPAPAAASCLPSGSCARALLLAE, from the exons ATGCCTGATCAAATCTG GCCTGCAATGGACTCAGCAGCCAAGGATGAGATGCAGCTGGCGTTGTCCCCTG GGCCTGAGTGGCCGGAGCAGGAGCGGGCAGAGCAGCTGGCCCGGGGTGCAGCGCTCAAGTGGGCCTCAGGCGTCTTCTACCGGCCGGAGCAGCTGGCCAGGCTAGGCCAGTACCGCATCCGCGAGGTGCAGCGTACCTGCTCCCTGGAAGCACGCCTCAAG TCAGTGGTGCAGTCATACCTGGAAGGCGTGCAGACTGGTGTGTGGCAGCTGGCCCGGGCCACTGAGGTGGTGCAGGGAACCCGGGAGGCCCTGAGCCAGGCCCGGGGGGTGCTCCAGGGCATGTCCCAGGCCTTACAGACTCTAGAGCCCCTGCGGGAGCGGGTTGCCCAGCACAAGCAACTGCAGGCCCTGTCTCACTTGCTGCCTCGGCTGCGGGCAG TGCCAGCTGCAGTGGCCCACACACAGACTCTGATTGATGGCCAACAATTCTTGGAGGCATATGTGAGCCTTCGAGAGCTGGAGCAGCTGCGAGAGGATACGTGGGCACCCCTGGGGGGCCTGGAGTTGCCAGTCTTCCAGGGGCTGGACCTTCTGTTCGAGGCACTGGGCCAGGCTGTGGAAGCAGCTGCAGGGACCGCAGGGAAGCTGGCACGGGAGGACCCAGCCCTGCTGGTGGCTGCTGTGCGTGTGGCGGAGGTGGAGACTGGACGAACAACCCCCCTGGGCCAGGTCCCCCGGGACTGGCGTCAGCGCTGTCTGAGGGCACTACAGGAGGGCCTGGAGCGGGCCCACTTTGGGTCACCTCTGCTGCCTGCACCAGGGGCCCTACCAGGGTGGCTGGAGGCTCTGCGAGTGGCCCTGCCAGTCGAGTTGGTCACAGCTGAGGCACTAGTAGCGCCTTGCTGCCCGCCACACTACAACGTGGTCCAGCTATGGGCCCACACGCTGCATAGTGGTTTGCGCCGCAGCCTGCAGAACCTCCTTGCAGGGCCTGAGCTAGAAGCTGCGGATGCCTTCGCCTTGCTGCACTGGGCACTGCATGTGTACCTGGG GCAGGAAATGATGGGGAGCCTGGAGTTGGGGCCTGAGGCTGATGTGTCCCAGCTGGAGCCCCTTCTGACCTTGGAGAACATTGAGCAGCTGGAGGCAACATTTGTGGCCAACATCCAG GCAAGTATGTCTCAGTGGCTGCAGAATGTGCTGGATGGGGAGGTAGCTGAGTGGGGCCGGGAGCAGGGGCCCAACACAGACCCGTCTGGCTCCTATTACTCACCAATGCCAGCCATCGTGCTGCAG ATCCTGGAAGAGAACATTCGTGTGGCCAGCCTGGTCAGTGAGTCACTGCAACAGCGAGTGCACGGCATGGCACTGTCAGAACTGGGCATATTCTTGAGGAG CTTCAGTGATGCTCTGATCCGATTCTCCCGAGACCACTTAAGGGGGAAATCAATGGCCCCACATTACGTGCCCTACCTACTGGCCGCCCTCAACCACAAGTCAGCACTCAG CTCCTCAGGGTCTGTCCTACAGCTGGACGGAGCGGCTTCAGGGGCCTTGGCTCCAGTGGAAGCTGCGCTGGACGAGTTGCAGAGGAGGATCTACCGCCTGGTGTTCGAGGCGCTGCAGGCGGAGCTCCAG CCCCTGTTCGCGGATCTGCCCTCGCGCCAATGGCTGTCGAGCCCTGAGCTGCTGGAAAGTGTGTGTGAACGGACAGGGCGCTTCTGCCGGGACTTCTGGCGCGTGCGGAACCCCACAGTTCAG CTGCTGCTGGCTGAGGCCGAGCGCGCCGTGGTGCTCCAGTACCTGAGCGCGCTGATGCAAGGCCGCCTGGTGTGCCGCGGAGCCGACGAGAGGACACAGGCGGCCGAGCGCCTGCGGCACGATGCTGCCCAGCTTCAGCAGCTTTTCCTCAGTTTG GGCCTGGAGGAGAAAGCGCACTGCGCGCCGGTGCTGCTCGCCCTGAGAGAGCTGCTAAACCTCCGCGACCCCGCGCTGCTGGGCCTGGAGGTGGCTGGCCTGCGGCAACAATTTCCCGACGTGAG CGAGGACCACGTCTCCGCCCTCTTGGGCCTGCGCGGGGACTTGTCCCGGGAGCAGCACCTGGCCGCGCTCAGCTCCCTGCAGGCTGCGCTGCCGCCCTCGCCCCGCGCAAGCAGCCGCGTCCTCTTCAGCCTCGTGCCCGCGCCCGCGCCCGCGGCGGCCTCCTGCCTGCCCTCGGGGTCCTGCGCCCGAGCCCTGCTGCTCGCAGAATAA
- the EXOC3L1 gene encoding exocyst complex component 3-like protein isoform X1 — MPDQIWPAMDSAAKDEMQLALSPGPEWPEQERAEQLARGAALKWASGVFYRPEQLARLGQYRIREVQRTCSLEARLKSVVQSYLEGVQTGVWQLARATEVVQGTREALSQARGVLQGMSQALQTLEPLRERVAQHKQLQALSHLLPRLRAVPAAVAHTQTLIDGQQFLEAYVSLRELEQLREDTWAPLGGLELPVFQGLDLLFEALGQAVEAAAGTAGKLAREDPALLVAAVRVAEVETGRTTPLGQVPRDWRQRCLRALQEGLERAHFGSPLLPAPGALPGWLEALRVALPVELVTAEALVAPCCPPHYNVVQLWAHTLHSGLRRSLQNLLAGPELEAADAFALLHWALHVYLGQEMMGSLELGPEADVSQLEPLLTLENIEQLEATFVANIQASMSQWLQNVLDGEVAEWGREQGPNTDPSGSYYSPMPAIVLQILEENIRVASLVSESLQQRVHGMALSELGIFLRSFSDALIRFSRDHLRGKSMAPHYVPYLLAALNHKSALSSSGSVLQLDGAASGALAPVEAALDELQRRIYRLVFEALQAELQPLFADLPSRQWLSSPELLESVCERTGRFCRDFWRVRNPTVQQLLLAEAERAVVLQYLSALMQGRLVCRGADERTQAAERLRHDAAQLQQLFLSLVRASWVGRRACLSGWVGDEGCRETLPRRAQGLEEKAHCAPVLLALRELLNLRDPALLGLEVAGLRQQFPDVRCGLGAKREEKPEGGKDGADTPPWCPCSEDHVSALLGLRGDLSREQHLAALSSLQAALPPSPRASSRVLFSLVPAPAPAAASCLPSGSCARALLLAE, encoded by the exons ATGCCTGATCAAATCTG GCCTGCAATGGACTCAGCAGCCAAGGATGAGATGCAGCTGGCGTTGTCCCCTG GGCCTGAGTGGCCGGAGCAGGAGCGGGCAGAGCAGCTGGCCCGGGGTGCAGCGCTCAAGTGGGCCTCAGGCGTCTTCTACCGGCCGGAGCAGCTGGCCAGGCTAGGCCAGTACCGCATCCGCGAGGTGCAGCGTACCTGCTCCCTGGAAGCACGCCTCAAG TCAGTGGTGCAGTCATACCTGGAAGGCGTGCAGACTGGTGTGTGGCAGCTGGCCCGGGCCACTGAGGTGGTGCAGGGAACCCGGGAGGCCCTGAGCCAGGCCCGGGGGGTGCTCCAGGGCATGTCCCAGGCCTTACAGACTCTAGAGCCCCTGCGGGAGCGGGTTGCCCAGCACAAGCAACTGCAGGCCCTGTCTCACTTGCTGCCTCGGCTGCGGGCAG TGCCAGCTGCAGTGGCCCACACACAGACTCTGATTGATGGCCAACAATTCTTGGAGGCATATGTGAGCCTTCGAGAGCTGGAGCAGCTGCGAGAGGATACGTGGGCACCCCTGGGGGGCCTGGAGTTGCCAGTCTTCCAGGGGCTGGACCTTCTGTTCGAGGCACTGGGCCAGGCTGTGGAAGCAGCTGCAGGGACCGCAGGGAAGCTGGCACGGGAGGACCCAGCCCTGCTGGTGGCTGCTGTGCGTGTGGCGGAGGTGGAGACTGGACGAACAACCCCCCTGGGCCAGGTCCCCCGGGACTGGCGTCAGCGCTGTCTGAGGGCACTACAGGAGGGCCTGGAGCGGGCCCACTTTGGGTCACCTCTGCTGCCTGCACCAGGGGCCCTACCAGGGTGGCTGGAGGCTCTGCGAGTGGCCCTGCCAGTCGAGTTGGTCACAGCTGAGGCACTAGTAGCGCCTTGCTGCCCGCCACACTACAACGTGGTCCAGCTATGGGCCCACACGCTGCATAGTGGTTTGCGCCGCAGCCTGCAGAACCTCCTTGCAGGGCCTGAGCTAGAAGCTGCGGATGCCTTCGCCTTGCTGCACTGGGCACTGCATGTGTACCTGGG GCAGGAAATGATGGGGAGCCTGGAGTTGGGGCCTGAGGCTGATGTGTCCCAGCTGGAGCCCCTTCTGACCTTGGAGAACATTGAGCAGCTGGAGGCAACATTTGTGGCCAACATCCAG GCAAGTATGTCTCAGTGGCTGCAGAATGTGCTGGATGGGGAGGTAGCTGAGTGGGGCCGGGAGCAGGGGCCCAACACAGACCCGTCTGGCTCCTATTACTCACCAATGCCAGCCATCGTGCTGCAG ATCCTGGAAGAGAACATTCGTGTGGCCAGCCTGGTCAGTGAGTCACTGCAACAGCGAGTGCACGGCATGGCACTGTCAGAACTGGGCATATTCTTGAGGAG CTTCAGTGATGCTCTGATCCGATTCTCCCGAGACCACTTAAGGGGGAAATCAATGGCCCCACATTACGTGCCCTACCTACTGGCCGCCCTCAACCACAAGTCAGCACTCAG CTCCTCAGGGTCTGTCCTACAGCTGGACGGAGCGGCTTCAGGGGCCTTGGCTCCAGTGGAAGCTGCGCTGGACGAGTTGCAGAGGAGGATCTACCGCCTGGTGTTCGAGGCGCTGCAGGCGGAGCTCCAG CCCCTGTTCGCGGATCTGCCCTCGCGCCAATGGCTGTCGAGCCCTGAGCTGCTGGAAAGTGTGTGTGAACGGACAGGGCGCTTCTGCCGGGACTTCTGGCGCGTGCGGAACCCCACAGTTCAG CAGCTGCTGCTGGCTGAGGCCGAGCGCGCCGTGGTGCTCCAGTACCTGAGCGCGCTGATGCAAGGCCGCCTGGTGTGCCGCGGAGCCGACGAGAGGACACAGGCGGCCGAGCGCCTGCGGCACGATGCTGCCCAGCTTCAGCAGCTTTTCCTCAGTTTGGTGAGAGCTTCTTGGGTGGGCAGACGGGCGTGTCTCAGTGGTTGGGTGGGAGACGAGGGCTGCCGCGAGACCCTACCCCGACGTGCTCAGGGCCTGGAGGAGAAAGCGCACTGCGCGCCGGTGCTGCTCGCCCTGAGAGAGCTGCTAAACCTCCGCGACCCCGCGCTGCTGGGCCTGGAGGTGGCTGGCCTGCGGCAACAATTTCCCGACGTGAGGTGCGGACTGGGGGCCAAAAGGGAGGAGAAGCCGGAGGGCGGGAAGGACGGGGCTGACACGCCTCCTTGGTGCCCCTGCAGCGAGGACCACGTCTCCGCCCTCTTGGGCCTGCGCGGGGACTTGTCCCGGGAGCAGCACCTGGCCGCGCTCAGCTCCCTGCAGGCTGCGCTGCCGCCCTCGCCCCGCGCAAGCAGCCGCGTCCTCTTCAGCCTCGTGCCCGCGCCCGCGCCCGCGGCGGCCTCCTGCCTGCCCTCGGGGTCCTGCGCCCGAGCCCTGCTGCTCGCAGAATAA